The Deltaproteobacteria bacterium genome includes a window with the following:
- a CDS encoding PilZ domain-containing protein translates to MEIRATQAAGSLPFVARNLSGSGVFLHATRAYPAGTELTLEFELPYSSGKIRTTAKVVRHSTDPATGLINGMGLEFTSRTDEIAGMIEAYLQQTEG, encoded by the coding sequence ATGGAGATCCGGGCGACACAGGCTGCTGGTTCACTGCCATTCGTGGCAAGAAATCTGTCCGGGTCGGGTGTCTTCCTGCACGCCACGCGAGCCTATCCGGCCGGAACGGAACTCACGCTCGAGTTCGAACTTCCCTATTCGTCGGGAAAGATCAGAACGACAGCAAAAGTCGTCCGTCATTCGACAGATCCGGCGACCGGCCTCATCAACGGGATGGGTCTGGAATTCACCAGCCGCACCGATGAAATCGCCGGAATGATTGAGGCATATCTGCAGCAGACTGAAGGCTAA
- a CDS encoding AAA family ATPase yields MALPAAIQPLHQIITDLAGKVRAHYPLIGLRTTEEERAERVFSDVSKQTNRHLVRWTTASGFILLRAEADTAPNGPVQTKDPTGLATAIDNGPDNTIYLLEDFGTYLELPVLRRALRDHFRRWVSRGITLALTGPTIWPPDELATDMVVADLPLPCGFELEQLVRNIARAAGRNVDALAERIAAAAGGLTEAEASRLFHRLLGTGKDPVPDDIQMLIREKKQLLGRGETLEFFESPDTLASIAGLDNLKEWLVSRERAFSREARDFGLPEPKGLFLLGVQGCGKSLTAKAVANLWRLPLLRFDLGSLFSSGKSGPEELMRRSLQVAASIAPAVLWIDEIEKGFAGIEGGTGTAARLLGSFITWMQEKNAPVFVVATANSIEQLPPELLRKGRFDEIFFVDLPSLAERRQIFEVHLKHRRRDPAAFDLDTLAAKADKFSGAEIEAAIVAGLYEAFSDARELNTADIMKALKETVPLALTQQERIKALKDWAEGRARRASADARMLDLLSNR; encoded by the coding sequence TTGGCTCTGCCCGCTGCCATTCAGCCATTGCACCAGATCATTACTGATCTGGCCGGAAAAGTCCGCGCCCATTACCCGTTGATCGGGCTTCGCACCACCGAAGAAGAGCGTGCGGAACGGGTATTCTCGGACGTATCGAAACAAACAAACCGTCACCTTGTCCGATGGACTACGGCGAGCGGGTTTATCCTGCTCCGCGCAGAGGCAGATACTGCACCGAATGGCCCGGTCCAGACCAAAGATCCCACTGGGCTTGCAACTGCGATCGACAATGGTCCGGACAATACAATCTACCTGCTCGAGGACTTCGGCACATATCTTGAGTTACCCGTTTTGCGGCGCGCACTGCGCGACCATTTCCGCCGATGGGTGTCACGGGGCATAACCCTGGCCCTGACCGGGCCCACCATCTGGCCACCAGACGAACTGGCCACCGATATGGTTGTAGCTGACCTCCCGCTGCCCTGCGGATTCGAGCTGGAACAGCTGGTCCGCAACATCGCCAGAGCCGCCGGGCGGAATGTAGACGCGCTGGCCGAACGCATAGCGGCGGCGGCCGGGGGACTCACGGAAGCCGAAGCATCACGGCTTTTTCACCGGCTTCTTGGAACGGGAAAAGACCCCGTGCCGGACGACATCCAGATGCTGATTCGGGAGAAAAAGCAGCTTCTGGGGCGCGGCGAAACCCTGGAGTTTTTCGAATCGCCCGATACGTTGGCCTCCATCGCCGGCCTCGACAACCTGAAAGAATGGCTCGTAAGCCGGGAGCGGGCATTCTCCCGGGAAGCCCGCGATTTCGGCCTGCCGGAACCCAAGGGACTTTTCCTCCTGGGGGTCCAGGGGTGTGGAAAGTCGCTGACAGCAAAAGCGGTGGCGAACCTGTGGCGACTGCCGTTGCTCAGGTTTGACCTCGGATCGCTCTTTTCCAGCGGAAAGTCCGGACCTGAAGAACTGATGCGGAGATCACTCCAGGTGGCAGCATCCATCGCCCCGGCCGTGCTCTGGATTGATGAAATCGAAAAGGGATTCGCAGGCATAGAAGGCGGCACCGGGACGGCGGCGCGCCTGCTGGGCAGCTTCATCACCTGGATGCAGGAAAAAAATGCTCCGGTATTCGTTGTTGCGACGGCTAACTCGATCGAACAGCTTCCGCCGGAACTCCTCCGCAAGGGCCGGTTTGACGAGATATTCTTCGTTGACCTGCCAAGCCTTGCCGAACGTCGTCAGATTTTCGAAGTTCATCTGAAACACCGGCGGCGCGATCCGGCAGCCTTCGACCTCGACACACTTGCCGCCAAGGCCGACAAGTTCTCCGGTGCCGAAATCGAAGCCGCAATAGTCGCCGGCCTGTACGAAGCATTTTCGGACGCCCGGGAACTCAACACCGCTGATATCATGAAAGCACTCAAGGAGACCGTTCCCCTGGCGCTCACCCAGCAGGAGCGAATAAAGGCGCTCAAAGACTGGGCAGAAGGTCGGGCACGGCGTGCATCGGCCGATGCGCGAATGCTGGATCTGCTCTCCAATCGCTAA
- a CDS encoding CPXCG motif-containing cysteine-rich protein: MEAALDRASASGSPKCPWCGETIWLQVDTGGGDSQTVIEDCPVCCRPITVHWTRTGGRWRGDTIRS, from the coding sequence ATGGAAGCGGCACTGGACCGGGCGTCAGCTTCCGGGAGCCCCAAGTGCCCCTGGTGCGGCGAAACAATCTGGCTTCAGGTGGATACCGGGGGCGGTGATAGCCAAACGGTCATCGAAGATTGCCCGGTCTGCTGCCGGCCAATCACAGTCCACTGGACGCGGACCGGCGGGCGCTGGCGCGGTGATACCATCCGGTCATAA
- a CDS encoding glutathione S-transferase family protein, with translation MDPIILHQFQISPYCEKIRKVLDYKGLPYVRVEAPMEARPEIKRRTGRTKVPVIVVGDQWVSDSTTICEWLDERFPDKPIHPKGQREGALNALLEDWADEAFSSTLQPFKWCQGDNAQKLMQINAERYPRSLKNRALQIAGGRVLVYQMRQLANARGGWKANAELFDYQLDRLNELLAEAPFIFGPEPMSADFAVYGLIRMFEGCEGFDHIERRPHVIRMVQTLAAVPSACKD, from the coding sequence GTGGACCCCATCATTCTGCACCAGTTTCAGATATCCCCGTACTGCGAGAAAATCCGAAAGGTGCTTGACTACAAGGGGCTGCCGTACGTCCGCGTGGAAGCGCCGATGGAGGCACGGCCTGAAATCAAGCGGCGGACAGGCCGGACCAAAGTGCCGGTCATCGTGGTGGGAGACCAGTGGGTTTCCGATTCGACCACGATTTGCGAATGGCTGGATGAGCGTTTTCCGGATAAACCCATTCATCCCAAAGGCCAGCGTGAGGGTGCGCTCAATGCCCTTCTGGAGGACTGGGCTGACGAGGCGTTTTCCTCGACACTTCAGCCGTTCAAATGGTGTCAGGGCGACAATGCACAGAAGTTGATGCAAATAAATGCCGAGCGGTATCCGAGGAGCCTCAAGAACAGGGCCCTTCAAATTGCTGGCGGCCGGGTTCTTGTCTACCAGATGCGCCAGCTGGCCAATGCCCGCGGCGGATGGAAGGCGAATGCCGAACTGTTCGATTACCAGCTCGACCGGCTGAACGAACTTCTGGCTGAAGCGCCGTTTATCTTCGGTCCCGAACCCATGTCTGCAGATTTTGCCGTCTATGGATTGATCCGTATGTTTGAGGGGTGCGAGGGTTTCGACCATATCGAACGTCGGCCCCATGTCATCCGGATGGTTCAAACGCTGGCCGCTGTCCCTTCTGCCTGCAAGGACTGA
- a CDS encoding GNAT family N-acetyltransferase, translated as MAEIIYRPAEMADTQRVRDLIGELAAFEKLEHQFTGSTYDLAEALFSDPPAAQCLVAEETGHGVVGYAIFFETFSTFRMKRGLWLEDLYVTPSRRRMGIGKRLLEIVARIAVKHGCARFEWSVLDWNKNAQSLYRSIGADIMPDWRIYRLEGGALRKFGSE; from the coding sequence ATGGCTGAAATTATCTATCGCCCCGCAGAAATGGCAGATACGCAGCGGGTACGCGACCTGATTGGTGAGCTGGCGGCATTTGAAAAGCTGGAACATCAGTTTACCGGCTCCACGTATGACCTTGCCGAGGCCCTATTCAGTGATCCGCCAGCGGCCCAGTGTCTTGTGGCCGAAGAGACCGGCCATGGCGTCGTGGGCTATGCCATTTTCTTTGAAACTTTCAGTACTTTCCGTATGAAGCGTGGACTGTGGCTTGAGGATTTGTACGTAACCCCTTCCCGCCGCCGGATGGGGATAGGCAAACGGTTGCTGGAGATTGTTGCCCGGATTGCGGTCAAGCACGGGTGTGCCCGTTTTGAGTGGTCAGTGCTCGACTGGAATAAAAATGCACAGTCGCTTTACCGGTCTATTGGAGCCGACATCATGCCCGATTGGCGTATATACCGGCTGGAAGGCGGTGCGCTGCGAAAATTTGGATCTGAATGA
- a CDS encoding ArsA family ATPase, whose product MRSLEALVRRKEVIICVGSGGVGKTTTSAVIALHAALSGKRAVVCTIDPAHRLADSLGLKELVNEPKLVPKERLETLGFEVKGELHAMMLDGGKTLEAIIRKYTASEREAERVFNSVIYREGASSLIGSPEYMAVEKLYELYESGDYDLVVLDTPPAKHALDFLTAPDRMVNFLTDNKLLNLLIRPTVQAGSFSSSLISWASDRFMPVLNTALSSEFLTAGSEFFTALNGLYDGFRSRAHRVQKLFRDQKLGFVLVTSPNKLTLDEAAYFHSKLVEFGMPFEGVVVNKVHQNYLKALNGQVGPLDDLCHGRRKMEEVVRHFAADLAASGYGDLAQPLLENFVNYQLLGEIDEKNLERLSYMVRGEEFIEHVPYFESDIHDLAGLRRISDFLFMPHP is encoded by the coding sequence ATGAGATCTCTGGAGGCACTGGTGCGCCGAAAGGAAGTGATCATCTGCGTCGGATCGGGTGGTGTCGGGAAGACGACGACATCTGCCGTCATTGCGCTTCACGCTGCCTTGTCGGGAAAACGGGCAGTTGTCTGCACGATCGACCCAGCGCACCGGCTGGCCGATTCTCTAGGTCTCAAGGAACTGGTCAATGAGCCTAAGCTCGTTCCAAAAGAACGGCTGGAAACACTCGGCTTTGAAGTGAAGGGCGAACTGCATGCAATGATGCTGGATGGGGGGAAGACGCTGGAAGCAATTATCCGCAAGTATACCGCGTCTGAACGCGAAGCTGAGCGGGTATTTAATTCAGTGATTTACCGGGAAGGTGCCAGCTCCCTGATAGGATCGCCCGAATATATGGCAGTCGAGAAGCTGTATGAACTGTACGAGTCAGGGGATTATGACCTCGTGGTGCTGGATACTCCGCCAGCAAAGCATGCGCTTGATTTTCTTACCGCGCCGGACCGGATGGTAAACTTCCTGACAGATAACAAGCTTCTGAATCTTCTGATTCGTCCCACTGTTCAAGCCGGCTCATTCTCTTCATCACTGATCAGCTGGGCATCAGACCGGTTCATGCCGGTCCTGAATACGGCATTGTCCTCGGAGTTTCTGACTGCGGGATCGGAGTTTTTTACCGCATTGAATGGGCTTTATGACGGGTTCAGGTCCCGGGCTCATCGTGTGCAGAAGCTGTTTCGGGACCAGAAGCTCGGTTTTGTGCTTGTGACCTCACCCAACAAGCTCACTCTCGACGAGGCGGCCTATTTCCACTCCAAGCTTGTTGAATTTGGCATGCCGTTCGAAGGTGTGGTCGTAAACAAGGTTCATCAGAACTACCTGAAAGCACTGAATGGACAGGTAGGACCGCTGGATGACCTTTGCCATGGTCGCAGGAAGATGGAAGAGGTCGTGCGTCATTTTGCCGCAGATCTTGCCGCTTCTGGTTATGGGGATCTTGCCCAGCCGCTGCTGGAGAACTTCGTCAATTACCAGCTTTTGGGTGAAATCGACGAGAAGAATCTCGAACGGCTTTCCTATATGGTAAGGGGAGAAGAGTTCATCGAGCACGTTCCCTATTTCGAGTCCGATATCCATGATCTGGCTGGCCTAAGGCGTATCAGCGATTTTCTGTTCATGCCCCATCCATAG
- a CDS encoding DUF799 family lipoprotein, with protein MRIAAVCVTLVCLGSACSLFSAPVQSFVVEDFGTRTPARIAILPVANGTLYPEGPELLRHRVEIMLKNSGYDTLSGDRIDEMLKEKYGITYGAQLANIEPSELAAAFGSELRADALLFTELFEWDRTRIVDRDQVSVGAGFQLVESASLTVIWRARHEVVRHLPGRSLFDTVATDSGDYELLIHELLRDISQTLPRRGYLDDPS; from the coding sequence ATGCGCATTGCGGCAGTATGCGTGACGCTGGTTTGTCTCGGGTCGGCCTGCTCTCTCTTTTCGGCTCCGGTTCAGTCATTTGTTGTAGAGGACTTTGGGACACGCACTCCAGCAAGAATTGCGATTCTCCCTGTTGCCAATGGCACCTTATATCCTGAAGGGCCGGAGCTCTTGCGGCATCGGGTAGAAATAATGCTGAAGAATTCCGGCTATGACACGCTTTCTGGTGATCGTATAGACGAGATGCTGAAGGAAAAGTACGGGATTACTTATGGCGCCCAGCTCGCAAATATTGAACCTTCGGAACTGGCTGCAGCATTCGGTTCGGAGCTGAGGGCGGATGCACTGCTGTTTACCGAGCTGTTTGAATGGGACCGGACCCGCATTGTCGATCGTGATCAGGTGTCAGTGGGTGCCGGTTTTCAGCTTGTCGAATCGGCCAGCCTGACAGTGATATGGCGTGCGCGGCATGAAGTGGTGCGTCATCTGCCAGGCCGGTCGCTGTTTGATACGGTTGCCACGGATTCTGGCGACTACGAGCTTCTGATTCACGAGCTTCTCAGGGATATAAGCCAGACGCTGCCCAGGCGCGGCTACCTGGATGATCCGTCCTGA
- the greA gene encoding transcription elongation factor GreA yields the protein MDRVPITSAGYEKLNEELLRLKTEERPTVIRAIAEAREHGDLSENAEYHAARERQGFIEGRIAQLEDMLARVEVIDISKLSGNKVMFGATVKLVDVDTDEKKTYTIVGDVESDHTVGRISLSTPVARALIGRSRGDTVEIKTAKGVTEYEILEVKFA from the coding sequence ATGGACCGGGTACCGATTACATCGGCAGGATACGAAAAACTGAACGAGGAGTTGCTGCGCCTCAAGACCGAAGAACGGCCAACTGTTATCCGGGCGATAGCCGAGGCCCGCGAGCATGGAGATCTATCGGAAAACGCAGAATACCATGCAGCCCGTGAGCGGCAGGGGTTTATCGAGGGGCGTATCGCCCAGCTCGAGGACATGCTTGCGCGTGTGGAAGTTATTGATATCTCAAAACTGTCCGGCAACAAGGTCATGTTTGGAGCGACCGTGAAGCTCGTTGATGTCGATACGGATGAAAAAAAGACCTATACGATCGTCGGTGACGTGGAGTCTGATCATACTGTTGGGCGGATATCCCTGAGTACGCCAGTAGCCCGGGCACTGATTGGCCGTAGCCGGGGTGATACGGTGGAAATAAAAACTGCCAAGGGTGTAACCGAATACGAAATACTAGAGGTGAAGTTCGCCTGA
- the sppA gene encoding signal peptide peptidase SppA — MKLLSGRKFSSVFLILTVLIGASCVIGNDVSMFPQRRPLSESTVGGNRSARQKILLVDLSGVLLDNDSRVALGLIEIESTVTKLKAALDQAEDDDNIRAVLVRINSPGGSVSASEIIYHELKAFRVRRKIPMYVLMLDLAASGGYYAAMAGDRVYAIPTTATGSIGVVVPMINFAGLMNRFGVKDTTVKSGPHKDMLSPFREPTEGDRVIAQSIVDDYYQQFVDRIQGARPGMSRDEILKAADGRIYTARQALDLKLIDGIRHIDEVVSELEQVTGGRPLRVITYRNYQKFNDNLYASAVTGPSAFQIRPPALYLWQGAMAPGEAFENLGRVVGPVLSR; from the coding sequence ATGAAGCTGCTATCTGGCCGGAAGTTTTCATCGGTATTTCTCATATTGACGGTCCTAATAGGTGCAAGCTGCGTAATTGGAAATGACGTTTCGATGTTCCCGCAGCGGCGCCCGCTTTCCGAGTCGACCGTGGGTGGCAACCGTTCGGCTCGGCAGAAAATCCTGCTGGTTGACCTGAGCGGGGTGCTTTTGGACAATGACAGCCGGGTGGCTCTTGGCCTGATTGAGATCGAAAGCACTGTAACGAAGCTCAAGGCAGCCTTGGATCAGGCCGAGGACGACGATAATATCCGTGCCGTTCTGGTCCGGATCAATTCGCCGGGTGGGTCGGTTTCAGCGAGCGAGATAATTTACCACGAGCTGAAGGCATTTCGTGTTCGGCGTAAAATTCCCATGTATGTCCTGATGCTCGATCTGGCAGCTAGTGGCGGCTACTACGCGGCGATGGCGGGCGACAGGGTGTACGCGATTCCGACCACTGCCACGGGTTCTATTGGCGTTGTCGTTCCGATGATCAATTTTGCGGGCCTGATGAACCGGTTCGGCGTCAAGGATACGACGGTGAAAAGCGGTCCGCACAAAGACATGCTTTCACCATTCCGAGAACCTACGGAAGGTGATCGCGTCATCGCCCAGTCGATTGTTGATGACTACTATCAGCAGTTTGTTGATCGCATCCAGGGTGCGCGACCCGGCATGAGCCGAGATGAAATTCTTAAAGCCGCTGATGGGCGTATTTACACCGCGCGGCAGGCCTTGGACCTGAAACTGATTGACGGTATCCGGCATATCGACGAGGTAGTGTCTGAACTGGAGCAGGTTACGGGCGGACGACCGCTCCGGGTCATCACCTACCGTAACTACCAGAAATTCAATGACAACCTCTATGCCAGTGCGGTGACAGGCCCGTCCGCATTTCAGATTCGGCCTCCGGCACTTTATTTGTGGCAAGGGGCAATGGCGCCTGGAGAGGCGTTCGAGAATCTCGGCCGGGTGGTCGGACCGGTGCTCTCCCGGTAG
- a CDS encoding AAA family ATPase, with protein MPRWFRRGNDFKAPLGGRMAREGTVAINILNRRLLIVTGKGGTGKSTVCAGLALAAVKQGKRVLLVECDSRSGSKARITEIFGTPHVDADPREVYPNIFAANLSGDAPLRHYVVSKVRFESIYNLAFRLPFVRNTMEFFPGVKEFFIMHRIAQFVNERSRGRLAWDLVIFDGPTTGHSLFYLQAPKMIRDMLKVGAFTRDAALTHDTIVSGDNTSFNVVTLAEEMPVNETIDLIRNAKLSLDVPLGYVFINMINSSPLANGLGERLREASADTGFQRAAAGFLGGEQAVRFATEAAAFQRERARLNQSYVDKLLREDMRYIQLPFIYSRNFDINTIIGISEVIRKGVMA; from the coding sequence GTGCCCCGCTGGTTCCGGCGGGGCAATGATTTCAAAGCCCCTCTTGGGGGCCGCATGGCTCGGGAAGGAACAGTAGCCATCAATATTCTAAACCGCAGACTACTGATCGTTACCGGAAAGGGCGGCACCGGGAAGTCGACCGTCTGCGCGGGACTTGCTCTTGCCGCCGTCAAGCAGGGCAAACGAGTGCTACTGGTTGAATGTGATTCACGTTCCGGTTCCAAGGCACGGATCACGGAAATTTTTGGTACTCCTCATGTCGATGCCGATCCCCGCGAGGTTTACCCGAATATATTTGCTGCAAATCTAAGCGGAGATGCGCCGCTCAGGCATTATGTAGTTTCAAAAGTTCGGTTTGAATCGATCTACAATCTTGCATTCCGGCTGCCATTCGTACGAAACACGATGGAATTCTTTCCAGGTGTCAAAGAGTTCTTTATCATGCATCGGATTGCCCAGTTCGTTAATGAGCGCAGCCGTGGCCGCCTTGCCTGGGATCTGGTGATATTCGACGGACCTACAACCGGTCATTCTCTTTTCTATCTGCAGGCTCCGAAAATGATCCGGGATATGCTGAAAGTGGGGGCTTTCACGAGGGATGCTGCCCTTACTCACGATACAATCGTAAGCGGTGACAACACATCCTTTAATGTCGTAACACTGGCCGAGGAAATGCCAGTCAACGAAACGATCGACCTTATCAGAAATGCCAAACTGTCGCTGGACGTACCGCTCGGTTACGTGTTCATAAATATGATTAACAGTTCGCCGCTGGCAAACGGGCTTGGCGAACGTCTGAGAGAAGCCTCTGCCGACACTGGATTTCAGCGGGCGGCTGCTGGTTTCCTGGGCGGCGAACAGGCTGTCCGCTTTGCGACCGAAGCGGCTGCCTTTCAAAGGGAACGGGCGCGTCTTAACCAGAGTTACGTTGACAAGCTTCTCAGGGAAGACATGCGGTACATACAGCTCCCGTTCATTTATTCACGCAATTTCGACATCAACACCATCATCGGTATCTCTGAAGTGATCCGCAAGGGAGTCATGGCATGA
- a CDS encoding DUF2804 domain-containing protein, with the protein MDLCLPGGRLNPAATGWSRHPLQRCNLQGPWGRQKRWDFWSVTSQECALSVTYASLDYLGFAAVSFNDFASKRAYEHAMLVPFAIGFRQPEQVGGAVLAFNALGLRVRIDDRGNTVLIDAGIRRPGIPPVEAHAVITRPKGHETLNVVVPWSERRYQFTSKQNTLPATGEVRAGKQQFRFGPENQSFGCMDYGRGVWPYATTWNWATASGECGGHTVGLQFGGQWTDGTGSTENGICLDGRLHKISEDVCFDCDRRNFLKPWRIHSPGSDRVDLIFDPFIDRPLRAPLIVAGVDLHLCFGKFSGQVRLTDGKTLEVAGLIGTSEEMRARW; encoded by the coding sequence GTGGATCTCTGCCTCCCTGGAGGCCGCCTGAACCCCGCCGCGACGGGATGGTCCCGGCATCCTCTTCAGCGCTGCAACCTCCAAGGCCCCTGGGGACGGCAAAAGCGGTGGGACTTCTGGAGTGTTACCAGCCAGGAATGCGCCCTGTCTGTGACCTACGCAAGCCTTGACTATCTGGGCTTTGCGGCAGTGTCGTTTAACGATTTTGCCAGCAAGCGGGCCTATGAGCATGCGATGCTGGTCCCCTTCGCCATTGGTTTCCGGCAACCGGAGCAGGTTGGTGGAGCGGTGCTGGCGTTCAATGCACTGGGGTTGCGGGTCCGGATAGACGATCGTGGCAACACGGTGCTGATCGACGCTGGTATCCGCCGACCTGGTATTCCCCCTGTCGAAGCTCATGCAGTCATTACCCGTCCAAAGGGCCATGAAACCCTGAATGTCGTTGTCCCCTGGAGCGAGCGTCGATATCAGTTCACTTCCAAGCAGAATACCCTTCCCGCCACTGGCGAAGTGCGCGCCGGCAAGCAGCAATTCCGGTTTGGCCCGGAAAACCAGTCGTTCGGGTGCATGGACTATGGGCGCGGTGTCTGGCCGTATGCGACGACATGGAACTGGGCGACTGCCTCCGGCGAATGCGGCGGCCATACCGTTGGACTCCAGTTTGGTGGCCAATGGACCGATGGAACCGGTTCTACTGAAAATGGCATCTGCCTTGATGGCCGACTGCACAAAATCAGCGAGGATGTGTGTTTTGATTGTGACCGGCGGAATTTCCTCAAACCCTGGCGAATTCATTCACCCGGTTCGGATCGTGTCGATCTCATATTTGATCCCTTTATCGACCGTCCGCTTCGGGCGCCCCTGATTGTGGCCGGTGTGGATCTGCACCTGTGTTTCGGGAAATTTTCCGGACAAGTCAGGCTTACTGACGGGAAGACGCTCGAAGTCGCAGGACTCATCGGCACATCCGAGGAGATGCGCGCCCGGTGGTAG
- a CDS encoding TlpA family protein disulfide reductase — protein sequence MAPALEGPTVGGAPFSLKKLLAEKKPKETWVLFWATWCPPCVFELPELDRLWSELKGQGFELVTVNEENMNPDMAWAKGLPDYIRMRNLSFVVVDDADGKIAQSWPVEGKLPTLFRLDGEGRIVAQEIGFSEKIFREREESLRKRLGSSGKKPKKK from the coding sequence TTGGCCCCGGCACTCGAAGGGCCAACCGTGGGAGGTGCGCCGTTCAGCCTGAAAAAACTTCTCGCCGAAAAAAAGCCAAAAGAAACCTGGGTACTGTTCTGGGCAACCTGGTGCCCACCGTGTGTTTTTGAGCTGCCCGAACTGGATCGCCTGTGGAGCGAGCTCAAGGGGCAGGGCTTTGAGCTGGTTACGGTCAATGAAGAGAACATGAACCCTGATATGGCATGGGCAAAAGGGCTTCCAGACTATATCCGGATGCGAAATCTCAGCTTTGTTGTGGTTGACGACGCTGACGGCAAGATAGCCCAGAGCTGGCCGGTGGAAGGAAAGCTCCCCACCCTGTTTCGACTGGATGGCGAGGGCCGAATCGTTGCGCAGGAAATAGGTTTTTCCGAGAAAATATTCCGGGAACGCGAGGAGAGCCTTCGCAAGCGGCTGGGCTCCAGTGGCAAAAAGCCGAAGAAGAAGTGA
- a CDS encoding RNA pseudouridine synthase, whose product MVTKAIAKADSGRADHLLRQVAPELPRALMKQLFQQGRIRANGRRVQASSMLSGPVTFEWDLPKPSAGTPNEHIRVLEEAPDWFAVSKPSGVHSVRLTGRGGPSLEDWLAIHEPSQERLAEHGLVNRLDLETSGIVLVGRTEKIQQMLRDRLSGAEKTYWAGVIGNPPDEGIVDFELRASSRNAPTVSKFGRRAQRTGITRFHTTSRKDGFALLEVKLVGPGARHQIRAHLSGEGLPVAGDRLYGGDRLGAPDRLALHAWKVKLDGSQEITDPVPPELLDWWESL is encoded by the coding sequence ATGGTGACGAAGGCAATCGCCAAAGCTGATAGTGGCCGGGCGGATCACCTTCTGCGTCAGGTGGCACCAGAACTTCCCCGTGCGCTGATGAAGCAGCTGTTTCAGCAGGGGCGTATCCGGGCCAACGGACGGCGGGTGCAGGCTTCCTCAATGCTTAGCGGTCCTGTAACTTTCGAGTGGGATCTCCCGAAACCATCCGCCGGAACTCCAAATGAGCACATCCGGGTTCTGGAAGAGGCTCCGGACTGGTTTGCCGTAAGCAAGCCATCTGGTGTGCATTCGGTCCGGTTGACAGGACGTGGAGGACCATCTCTGGAGGATTGGCTGGCTATCCATGAGCCGTCGCAGGAAAGGCTTGCAGAGCATGGCCTTGTAAATCGTCTTGACCTGGAAACGTCAGGGATCGTTCTTGTCGGCCGGACCGAGAAAATACAGCAAATGCTTCGGGACAGGCTGTCTGGCGCTGAAAAAACCTACTGGGCAGGTGTCATCGGAAATCCGCCTGATGAAGGCATCGTGGATTTCGAACTTCGTGCATCGTCCAGGAATGCACCAACCGTTTCAAAGTTCGGCCGCCGGGCCCAGCGGACCGGAATTACCCGGTTTCACACGACATCTCGGAAAGATGGATTTGCCTTGCTGGAGGTGAAACTTGTGGGCCCCGGCGCCCGGCATCAGATCCGGGCCCATCTGTCCGGGGAAGGGCTGCCAGTGGCGGGTGACCGGCTTTATGGCGGTGATCGGCTGGGAGCGCCGGATCGGCTGGCGCTTCATGCCTGGAAGGTGAAACTGGATGGGTCACAGGAGATCACGGATCCGGTGCCACCAGAGCTTCTCGACTGGTGGGAATCGCTCTGA